GCCCAACTTGGAAGTAACCAAGATAGCCTTCAGGtgagaaatggataaaaaaatctgtgataaaaccagacaatggaatattattcagtgctaaaaagaaaagaactattaAGACATGAAAAGACATAGAGAAAACTTAAAtccatattactaagtgaaagaaaccaactcTGTCACAGTTTCAAAAGGGCTAAACTATGGATCAGTAGGGAGGTCAGTGGTGGCCAGAATTCTGGGGGAGACAAGATTGGGTAGGTAGAGCAGAGAGGAGTATTAGGATAATGAAACTATACTGTATGATATTGTAATGGTCATGGAAATAATGGATATatgttattatacatttgtccaaacctatAAAATGACAATACTGACTCTACATGTATTATGGGCATTGGGTGATGATGAAGTgacaatgtaggttcatcagttgtgaaAACTGTACCACTCGCATGGGAGCtgttgtcaatgcaggagagtaTGCATGAGTGGTGAGCAAAGAATATATGGGAAATACATGCCCATCTGGTCACTTCTGCTGTGCACTTaagacttttcttaaaaaatctgttaaaaatagcaagaaaaataTCTGAACATTTAGTTTCCTGTGTTAAATCCTTTCTGCTTAAAAAatttagaattgttcatttttctgcatctaaGTTATGAAATACTGtatctaaaataattaaaatgacaaaggaCTGATAATTAGCttagtattattaaaaaaattatgaatgataatgaaaaaaatgCCCTCAAGTATTTGCAGTGCAAGGCAACTAATTCTCTAACTCATTGTTTCAGTCAAATGGTGAAAGACATTTTGTACCAGGTCAACTGGTTTACTGAATCACATAGGTGGAGACTGCAGAATGTTATTTAGTGTAGAGAAAAGACTACAATGATGTCTAATATCCCTTGGATGTCTGGAAGCTGTGGGAAGATAATGGAAGGAAAAGTTAGACATTGGAAGTTTATAATTATGCTAAGAATAGTAGGATACACAGAGATACTGTTGGCCAAGGGAGGGGAGATAATGATCTATCAGTGTGAATCTCATTGTTAATTGTTCGGCAGCTATGTTATCTGAGATTACTTAATTtaaagtttcctcatctgagaaatgAACTTAATTTAAAATGAACTTAATTCCATCAAACACTTAGATGTTGGCCTAGCATCGATGACTGTGAGATGTGATGGTGATAATTCTGTGATGATCCTGATGGTGATAGTAATAACTGGGTGAAGGGACCATTTAAATAATCATGGCAGAAATGGAGATCAGACACATGGGTCAAGAGTACTTGGTTATCTTTTCTGTGTATTAACTGTCATATTAAGCTTTGCAGCAGAAGACCATACATTAAAGTTTTGCCTCTACAGAGGAAAAGGAGGGGAAATAAATtttcagctgatggacattttagGAAAACAATAATTGTGGCAGGTATAAGGACACAATAAAagtacaataaaagaaaaaagtgggaTAAATCTGGGTGAGAAAGAGACTATTTGCTGTTTCTTATGACTTCTGAATTCATCTCTATTTGTCTGTGTACTCTCaagggcttcagttcagttcagttcagtcgctcagtcgtgtctgactctttgcgaccccatgaaccacagcacaccaggcctccctgtccaacaccaactcttggaatttagtcaaactcatgtccattgagtcggtgatgccatccagccatctcatcctctgttgtccccttctcctcctgcccccaatccctcccaacattaGTCGGGGATAAATCAATGGATAGctctctgacaaaatgtggtccactggagaagggaatggcaaatcactccagtattcttgtcatgagacccccatgaacagtatggaacTCATTGCTAGATGTTCTAAACTTATGCAATAATCAAGATACATGTTTACCAGAAAGCAAAGCataaatgcaaaaaagtgaaatggctgtctgaggaggccttacaaatagctgtgaaaagaagagaagcaaaaagcaaaggaggaaaggaaagatattcccgtttgaatgcagagttccaaagtatagcaaggagagataagaaagccttcctcagtgatcaatgcaaggaaatagaggaaaacaatagaatgggaacgactagagatctattcaagaaaattagagacaccaaggaaacatttcatgcaaagatgggctcaataatggacagaaatggtatggacctaatagaagcagaagatattaagaagaggtggcgagaatacacagaagaactgtacaaaaaagatcttcacgacccagatactcatgatggtgtgatcactcacctagatccagacatcctggtatgtgaagtcaagtgggcattaagaagcatcactatgaacaaagctagtggaggtgatggaattccagttgagctatttcaaatcctgaaaggtgatgctgtgaaagcgctgcactcaatatgccagcaaatttggaaaactcagcagtggccacaggactggaaaaggtcagttttcatttcagtcccaaagaaaggcaatgccaaagaacgctcgaactaccacacagttgcactcatctcacatgctagtaaaataatgctcaaaattctccaagccacgcttcagcaatatgtgaactgtgaactttcagatgttcaagttggctttagaaaaggcagaggaaccagaaatcaaattgccaacatatgctggatcactgaaaaagcaagagacttccagaaaaacatctatttctgcttcacttactacaccaaagcctttgactgtgtggatcacaataaactgtggaaaattctgaaagagatgggaataccagaccaccttaccagactcttgagaaatctgtacgcaggtcaggaacaaaagttagaactggacatggaacaccagactgtttccaaataggaaaaagagtatgtcaaggctgtatattgttaccctgcttatttaacttatatgcagagtacatcatgagaaacactgggctggaagaagcacaagctggaatcaagatttctaggagaaatatcaataacctcagatatgcagatgacaccacccttatggcagaaagtgaagaagaactaaaaagcttcttgatgaaagtgaaagaggagagtgaaagagttggcttaaagctcaacattcagaaaactaagatcatggcatctggtcccatcacttcatggcaaacagatggggaaacagtggaaagagtgtcagactttatttttttgggcttcaaaatcattgcagatggtgattgcagccatgaaattaaaagatgcttactccttggaaggaaagttatgcccaacctagacagcatattaaaaagcagagacattactttgccaacaaaagtccgtctagtcaaggctatggtttttccagtgattatgtatggatgtgagagttggactgtgaagaaagctgagcgctgaagaattgatgcttttgaactgtggtgttagaaaagactcttgaagagtcccttggactgcaaggagatccaaccagtccatcctaaaggaaatcagtcctgggtgttcattggaaggactgatgctgaagctgaaactccaatactttggccacctcatgagaagagttgactcattggaaaagaccctgatgctgggagggattgggggcaggaggtgaaggggacgacagaagatgagatagctggatggcatcaccaactcgatggacatgagtttgggtaaactctgggagctggtgacggacagcgAGGCTTGGCATGTTaagattcatggggctgcaaagagttggacacgactgagccactgaactgaactgaaagcataaATAAACCAACCAATCAAATAACTGGTctcaacaaaacaaagcaaaacaaaataaaacaaaaacagaacaccACTTGAAACCAGAAAGGTTCAAGCCGAGTAAGACATGAGAGATGTGAGAGGGAGAAGGCGAATAGGAAAAAGTTAGCAAATACATTCAATAAGTCATGTTGACAAGTGGTTGTTcttccattatatgtatgtaagTTTTTACAGGGCTTCTCCTCTATATTTCTCTAACCAATTttcaacctgaaaaagaataattaCATTTGCACCCAAAGAGTTTTCTCCTTAGTGTTTTCTGCATGGCAGCCTTCACTTCCTTATTTCTCAAGCTGTAGATTAGGGGGTTCAGCATGGGTATCCCTGTGGTGTAGAACAGGGAGACCACATTCTCCTGGGCCAGGGAACTGCCTGTGGGGGGTTTTAAGTACAAGAATGTGGTAGATCCATAAAACAATCCCACAGCTGCAAGATGGGAGCTGCATGTACTGAAGGCTTTGGACCTTCCCTCTGTTGAGTGGATACGGAGAATGCTGGAGAGAATAAAAGCATAGGAAATGAAGATTGTTAAGCTGGTGACTATGATGTTAAATCCAGCCAAAAAGAAAGTTGTCATCTCAATATGATAGGTGCTGGAGCAGGAGAGCTTCATGAGTGGGACAACATCACAGAAGTAATAACTGATGAGGTGCTCACAATAGGATAGTTTTAACATGAGGCCAATTTCTATGGTTGAGCCAATGAGCCCCATGGTATAGACTGCAGCCACCAGGAGGGAGCAGACTCGATGAGACATGATGATGTTGTAAAGCAAAGGTCTGCAGATGgcaacatagcggtcataggccatcactgtcAGCATGTAACACTCAGCAATGACAAACACAATGAAGAAGTAGAACTGGGAAATGCACCCTGCATAGGAGATGATGTTCTTCTCTGACACAAAGTTCACCAGCATCTTAGGGGTAATGACAGAGGAGTAGCAGAGATCTAATAGTGACAGACTGCTGAGGAaatagtacatgggggtgtgaagCTGAGCGTtcagacaaatcagtgttatCACACCCAGGTTCCCTATCATGGTGACTGAGTAGATcccaaggaagaggaagaagaagggtAGTTGGAGCTCTGGTTGATTTATTAAACCTCCAAGAATGAACTCTGTCACTGCAGAGTGGTTTTGTGCAGCCATTCTCCTCTGGTTGGGAGCTctgtggagaaaagaaataagaacttaTGAAAATGTATATACAGTCAGCCCTCGGTATCAACCAGTTACACATCCCAGGATTCAATCAGCAGTGGATCCAGGTCAGAGAGGGCTGACAGACTTCATTGTACCAAGTCATTTTATTTAAGGATGCTTAACATTGGTGCAGCAGCCCCTGAAGATACTTAGAAAAAACCATGTATGAACCTTTCTGGTGTGGCTAGGTATCAGCTTCTGTTCCTGAGTGAGTGATCTTGAACTCATGTTTTTCTAATTGTTTGTCTCTTCCATCCTTCTAATGTTTTCTAGGATTCCTACAATTATGGCATGGTTTGATGAATATGAAGTTGGAGAAAATAGGGGCCCCTATAGAACCTTTCCACTCTCATGTTATCCAAGTACTCTAGAGGTAACTACAAGTGTGTTTTATTTATGAGTCCAGAGCTAAATTTTGCTCCAGAAAGAGAAAGTCCCTTACCGTCTCTGCAATCCCAAAATACTCTCCGGGAAATGAAAGCACGAGGTCACCTTATCTCAAATCCAGATAGTGTAGGATGATAGAGCCTTTCCAATTACTGAGTGACAAACCAGTTTCCACATTTGAGATTATATGGAGTTACAATATCAATTtccaaagttaaaaatataatggaaaaatatacatgaaatattgggttggctaaaaaatTTGTTCAGGGGTTTCTGTAAGATGTTgtggaaaacccaaacaaactatTTGCCAACTCAATGTATTCCAAATATTCTGTTGCTATACAAATGTACATTTTCATTAGGCATCTGGAATTTGTCATAATTTTCACTGAACCTGAGGTCTTAGGACAGTTATTCTTAGTTCTGGTTACACATATATATCACCtgatgagatttaaaaaataatgatgtaaGGTTTCTACttacattaattttaatttactggGATTTTCTGGTTATTGAGTGCTATGTTtctgaaaggcaatgccaaactatgttcaaactactgcacaattgcattcatctcacacgctagcaaagtaaggctcgaagttctccaagtcaggcttcaacagtacgtgaaccttgaacttccagatgttcaagctggatttaaaaaagtagaggaaccagagatcaaattgccaacatccattggatcattgaaaaatcaagagagttccagaaaaacatctacttttgttttatcaaccacgccaaagcctttgactgtgtgaatcacaacaaactgtggaaacttcctCAAGacctgggaataccagaccacctgacctgcctctgagaaatctgtatgcaggtcaagaagaaacagttagaaccagacgtggaaaaacagactggttctaaatcgggaaatgagtatgtcaaggctggatattgtcaccctgattatttaacttatatgcagagtacaacacgtgaaatgccaggctggatgaagcacaagctggaatcaagattgccgggagaaatatcaataacctcagatatgcagatgacaccacccttatggcagaaagtgaagaactaaagagcttcttgatgaaagtgaaagaagagagtgaaaagctggcttaaaactcaacattcagaaaactaagatcatggcatccggtcccatcacttcatggcaaatagatggggaaacaatgataacagtgacagacttttttttttttttttggctccagaatcactgcagatggtgactgcagccatgaaattaaaagatgttccttggaagaaaagctatgaccaatctagatagcatactaaaaagcagagacattactttgccaacaaagttccatatagtcaaagctatggtttttctagtagtcatgtatggacgtga
Above is a genomic segment from Dama dama isolate Ldn47 chromosome 2, ASM3311817v1, whole genome shotgun sequence containing:
- the LOC133068061 gene encoding olfactory receptor 8A1-like, which translates into the protein MAAQNHSAVTEFILGGLINQPELQLPFFFLFLGIYSVTMIGNLGVITLICLNAQLHTPMYYFLSSLSLLDLCYSSVITPKMLVNFVSEKNIISYAGCISQFYFFIVFVIAECYMLTVMAYDRYVAICRPLLYNIIMSHRVCSLLVAAVYTMGLIGSTIEIGLMLKLSYCEHLISYYFCDVVPLMKLSCSSTYHIEMTTFFLAGFNIIVTSLTIFISYAFILSSILRIHSTEGRSKAFSTCSSHLAAVGLFYGSTTFLYLKPPTGSSLAQENVVSLFYTTGIPMLNPLIYSLRNKEVKAAMQKTLRRKLFGCKCNYSFSG